A genomic segment from Halobellus litoreus encodes:
- a CDS encoding type II CAAX endopeptidase family protein, with protein MDESASHGRSQGDIEKTSDGIGRWWVYLAVAVGGTWLFWLPAIALGLRFDSAIGLVLLLVGLAVPGVVGIAFVYLVYDERGQADFWNRVVNPRRVGLRWFVVILLVPLGIGILAGIADLLLGGTGLAWGEGVTEFGVNPLAILPALFFATLPPILEELGWRGYALDRLQLKRSAASASLILGVVWALWHLPLFFIEGSFQHDAVGFATTGFWLFMAGVVALSFAFTWIYNNTERSILGIVVLHGWVNFTAETIVVPDPAYYGLWFVLAGVIVAVWGAKTMTAAAEVPHPPLPSSP; from the coding sequence ATGGATGAATCGGCCTCACACGGACGTTCACAGGGCGATATCGAGAAGACGTCCGACGGTATCGGACGTTGGTGGGTGTATCTCGCCGTCGCGGTGGGAGGAACGTGGCTCTTCTGGCTGCCGGCCATCGCTCTGGGCCTGCGGTTCGACAGCGCCATCGGGCTCGTATTACTCCTCGTCGGTCTCGCTGTCCCTGGCGTGGTCGGTATCGCGTTCGTCTATCTCGTCTACGACGAACGCGGACAGGCCGACTTCTGGAACCGCGTCGTCAATCCCCGGCGCGTCGGACTCCGATGGTTCGTGGTGATCCTGCTGGTGCCCCTAGGTATCGGTATTCTCGCCGGCATCGCGGACCTCCTCCTCGGCGGAACCGGGCTGGCGTGGGGCGAAGGCGTCACCGAATTCGGTGTGAACCCCCTCGCAATCCTTCCGGCGTTGTTCTTCGCGACCTTGCCTCCGATCCTCGAAGAGCTGGGATGGCGAGGGTACGCACTCGACCGGCTGCAACTGAAGCGGTCGGCGGCGAGCGCGAGCTTGATTCTGGGGGTCGTCTGGGCCCTCTGGCACCTTCCCCTGTTCTTTATCGAGGGGTCGTTTCAACACGACGCGGTCGGGTTCGCGACCACGGGCTTCTGGCTGTTTATGGCCGGGGTCGTCGCGCTCTCGTTCGCGTTCACGTGGATCTACAACAACACGGAACGCAGCATCCTCGGCATCGTCGTCCTGCACGGGTGGGTGAACTTCACCGCCGAGACCATCGTGGTTCCGGACCCGGCCTACTACGGGCTCTGGTTCGTGCTCGCCGGGGTGATCGTCGCGGTCTGGGGCGCGAAGACTATGACGGCCGCCGCCGAGGTTCCCCACCCCCCGCTCCCCTCCAGCCCGTAG